The nucleotide window CGCTGAACTCGGTGAGCACGGGGTCCGCGTCAACGGCATCAACCCCGACGGCGTGGTCCGCGGCTCCGGCATCTTCGCCGGCGGCTGGGGAGCCAAGCGCGCCGCAGTCTACGGGGTGGACGAAGAGAAGCTCGGCGAGTACTACGCCCAGCGGACCCTCCTCAAGCGCGAGGTGCTGCCCGAGAACGTGGCGAACGCCGCCGTCGTGCTCACCTCCGCCGAGCTGTCCCACACCACCGGCCTGCACGTCCCGGTCGATGCCGGCGTCGCCGCCGCCTTCCTCCGCTAGGTCCAGCCGATGAGTCCGGAACCGGCTGTCTACGCAGCCGTCGATATCGGCGCCTCATCCGGCCGGGTCATTCTCGGCCGGATGGGCGCCGACGGTCCCTCCCTCGAAGTTGTGCACCGCTTCCCCAACGGGGTGCAGGAACTCGACGGCGCCCTCCGCTGGAACATCGACGCCCTCTTCGAGGAGGTGCTGCTCGGCCTGACGCTGGCTGGGGAACGGGCGAAAGCCGCCGGCGAGCGGGTGGTCAGCATCGGCGTCGACACCTGGGCGGTGGACTACGGCCTAGTGAACGACGACGGCGCTCTCACCTCCCAGCCGCACAGCTACCGTGACCCGCGCACGGCTGGCGTGGTTGACAAAGTCCACGAAACCGTCCCCTTCGAGCGGCTCTACGAGACGACTGGCCTGCAGTTCCTCCCGTTCAATACGGTCTATCAACTGGCGGCCGAGCCGTCCCTTGAGAACGTCCAGGCGCTGCTGATCCCTGATCTGCTTGGCTTTTGGCTCACGGGCGAACGCCGCTGCGAGATCACGAACGCCTCGACCACCGGGCTGCTCGATGCGGCGACGGGCAACTTTTCGAGCCACCTCCTCGACGCCGTTGAGATACCCCGCAAAATCTTCCCGACCCTGATGGAACCGGGCGAAACCCTGGGCACGCTGCTGCCCTCCATCGCCGAGCGGACCGGGCTGGATCCTGAGACGAAAGTCGTCGCCGTCGGTTCCCACGACACAGCATCCGCCGTGGCAGCGGTGCCCGCGGGTGTAGCCAACTTCGCGTACATCTCTTCCGGCACCTGGTCTCTGGTGGGCGTGGAGCTGCCGGAGCCGATCCTCACCGAGGCTGGCCGCGCCGCAAACTTCACCAACGAACGCGGCGTCGACGGCACCATCCGGTACCTGCGCAACTGCGGCGGGCTGTGGCTGCTGAGCGAGTGCCTGCGGAAATGGGGGCCGTCGGTGACGCTCGAGAACGTCCTTGCGGAAGCAGCTGCGCTGCCCGTCGGCGGCCCACGCATTGACGCCGATTCCGACGACTTCATCGCCCCCGACAACATGCCAAACCGCATCCGCGAGGCGGCAGGCTCCGCGCTTGAGTCTCCCGCCGCCGTCGTCCGCTGCATCCTGGACAGCCTCGCAGAGGTGTACGCGCGGACGCTGGCGCAGGCGGCCGAGCTCAGCGGTAAGCCGATCGACGTCGTACACATAGTCGGCGGTGGGTCACAGAACCGGTTGCTGTGCCAGCTCACCGCGGACGCCGCCGGGCTGCCCGTTCTTGCCGGTCCGGTGGAGGCCACCGCCCTTGGCAACGTGCTGGTTCAGATGCGTGCCGACGGCGCACTCGGGGCGGGCGCACTCGGCGCAGGTGCCACCCTTACCGACATCCGTGCCGCCGTTCGAAGCACGGCCCAGAGCCAGAGTTATGAACCCGCACGACAAACCGAAACAGCACTGACCTAGCAAAGGATTCGCAGTGGCAGTTCGCACCAAACCCATCCGCACCGCCGTCGTTGGAGCCGGAGGCATCGCCCAGGGACAACACCTCCCCGGGCTGCGCGTCCTCGGTGATCGGGTGGAGATCGCGGCAATCGTCGATATGGACGCTGACCGGGCGCGGGAGGTCGCAGCCGAGTGGGGCGCGCCGCACTCCAACACCTCCGTGGCCGGGATGCTTGAGGAGGTGCAGCCGGACCTCGTACTGGTCTGCACGCCGCCCGGATCCCACACTGACGCGGTGATCCGCTCGCTCGACGCCGGCGCGTCGGTC belongs to Arthrobacter tumbae and includes:
- a CDS encoding rhamnulokinase, whose amino-acid sequence is MSPEPAVYAAVDIGASSGRVILGRMGADGPSLEVVHRFPNGVQELDGALRWNIDALFEEVLLGLTLAGERAKAAGERVVSIGVDTWAVDYGLVNDDGALTSQPHSYRDPRTAGVVDKVHETVPFERLYETTGLQFLPFNTVYQLAAEPSLENVQALLIPDLLGFWLTGERRCEITNASTTGLLDAATGNFSSHLLDAVEIPRKIFPTLMEPGETLGTLLPSIAERTGLDPETKVVAVGSHDTASAVAAVPAGVANFAYISSGTWSLVGVELPEPILTEAGRAANFTNERGVDGTIRYLRNCGGLWLLSECLRKWGPSVTLENVLAEAAALPVGGPRIDADSDDFIAPDNMPNRIREAAGSALESPAAVVRCILDSLAEVYARTLAQAAELSGKPIDVVHIVGGGSQNRLLCQLTADAAGLPVLAGPVEATALGNVLVQMRADGALGAGALGAGATLTDIRAAVRSTAQSQSYEPARQTETALT